In Dissulfuribacter thermophilus, a genomic segment contains:
- a CDS encoding hybrid sensor histidine kinase/response regulator, with protein MTRQSSLDKRPTILLVDDLPDNLYVFTELLRREGYEVIAASNGKKALELLYSHPEQIDLVLSDVMMPEMTGFELCKLIKGDDRICEIPIILITAQLMNEEHAVEGLEGGADDYISRPISPNLLTKKINAVIERKSMADRWREKSRRTQEALEVKEWHTRMLIHDLRNPLTSAMGFLSILAMDDSLSARHRELISKIQNAIQKEAELLEDMLTLIAAREGRLYLELENFNLMDQITEVMFLEEGAAAKKGVIVEKESLVDDLTIYGDRRLIGRVLTNLLDNAIKHAPRGTSIRINAFRNRAHERPYVPHNVEEGWIVCGISNLGSPIPEDSRKKIFEPFVQIPKDSRMSCLLGVGLGLSFCQEIVRLHGGKIGVISPIPGLDQGTIFYFSMAPA; from the coding sequence ATGACAAGACAAAGTTCTCTTGATAAGAGACCCACCATTTTATTAGTTGATGATCTTCCCGACAACCTATACGTGTTTACGGAACTCCTAAGGAGAGAGGGTTACGAGGTAATTGCCGCATCCAATGGGAAAAAGGCCCTTGAACTCCTCTATTCACACCCAGAACAAATAGATCTTGTCCTCTCAGATGTGATGATGCCTGAGATGACGGGATTTGAGCTTTGTAAACTAATAAAGGGAGATGACAGGATCTGTGAAATACCTATCATTCTCATAACTGCCCAGCTCATGAATGAGGAGCACGCTGTAGAAGGCCTTGAAGGTGGTGCAGACGACTATATAAGCAGGCCCATCAGTCCAAACCTTCTAACCAAGAAGATAAATGCCGTTATAGAAAGGAAATCTATGGCGGATAGATGGCGAGAAAAGAGCCGGAGGACCCAGGAGGCCCTCGAGGTCAAGGAGTGGCATACAAGAATGCTGATCCATGACCTAAGGAATCCATTGACGAGCGCCATGGGATTTCTCTCAATACTTGCAATGGATGATTCCCTTTCAGCTCGCCACAGAGAGCTCATCTCAAAGATACAAAATGCCATTCAAAAGGAGGCAGAACTCCTTGAAGACATGCTTACCCTAATTGCTGCCAGGGAAGGAAGGCTTTACCTGGAATTAGAAAATTTCAATCTAATGGATCAGATTACGGAAGTAATGTTCCTAGAAGAAGGTGCAGCCGCCAAAAAAGGTGTAATAGTAGAAAAAGAAAGTCTCGTAGATGACCTCACAATCTATGGGGACAGACGCTTGATTGGGAGAGTCCTTACAAACCTGCTCGACAATGCCATTAAGCATGCACCAAGAGGTACCAGCATACGAATTAACGCCTTTAGGAATAGGGCCCATGAACGCCCATATGTCCCACACAACGTGGAAGAAGGATGGATAGTATGCGGCATCTCAAACCTTGGTTCCCCAATCCCTGAAGATAGTAGAAAAAAAATATTCGAACCCTTTGTTCAAATACCCAAAGATAGCAGGATGTCTTGTCTCCTGGGCGTTGGTCTAGGGCTTTCATTCTGCCAAGAAATAGTCAGACTCCATGGAGGAAAGATTGGCGTAATCAGCCCAATCCCAGGACTTGACCAGGGTACGATCTTTTACTTCTCCATGGCTCCAGCATAA
- a CDS encoding bacteriohemerythrin has product MKSFDRFYSLTFAIPAIVGAMFFASIVLIVGGIVFERQTNRLVTLEMTILHEKALLLELSNAIFTVKGNSELSTGKLRELQQEFAMTAEFLSSSPQFKYLAEQQLRLQNELEAVLSSISGAGHDEIVIKGDKLINEISQFLEGLDGVQRKINDSLKHIKFVNNVFWAVMIIGGLIFLSFITFFNLKYVMRPLHSVIESLKEAIEGRFNTVLYPYGPREIKTLMNIYNVFTATMMNIFNTLDSQENMTQNVKDALSKAVQGIHEFNQKVDAVAGNLSHMSTESRSSLDTVTQAMQDLSVAASEIAQSVQQAAQKANEALELGGQASTAIGRLNASSEKIGDIIKVINAIAEQTNLLALNATIEAARAGEAGKGFAVVANEVKELAKQTAEATKEITQMIRTIQDDTKGAVESVNQIAYSVEEVTNLANTIASATEEQTATINEITENVSNVNSLVGGVEEKANFLKGDLERLVHMNRELFVCEKGMEMVKEESSLLNALVVVDIQVQKDLMDVVPEAVKVNTALFQHLQWREKLVSGIVSMIPSDVETDPSRCSLGRFLTSYVPSDNRIKDILRRLIPVHEKMHRDVVAIQNMISSGHDRKEIFSYFEGNIEPLFNEVVELLTRWTTIAKGSVNRGLASDSDFSPRENSSHTTLKGRSLVTQDASKDNFIEWGPKFSVDIKEIDDQHKKLVSMVNTLHRAFKEGTDHEVIASILSGLIDYTVYHFGTEEKYFDEFGYPEAELHKKVHNDLTRKVLAFKEKFDEGKATVSIELLKFLKDWLTNHICITDKKYVPYLKEKGLK; this is encoded by the coding sequence ATGAAATCATTTGATCGTTTTTATTCACTTACATTTGCAATTCCAGCAATAGTTGGAGCAATGTTTTTTGCCAGTATTGTCCTAATTGTAGGAGGAATTGTATTTGAAAGACAAACCAATAGGCTCGTTACGCTAGAAATGACGATTTTGCACGAAAAAGCCTTGTTGCTAGAGCTCTCTAACGCCATCTTTACTGTCAAAGGCAATAGTGAGCTTTCAACAGGAAAACTAAGGGAGCTTCAACAAGAGTTTGCCATGACAGCAGAGTTCCTTTCTAGTTCGCCACAATTTAAGTACTTAGCAGAGCAACAGCTTAGATTGCAAAATGAGTTAGAAGCTGTTTTGAGCTCTATTTCAGGAGCTGGTCATGATGAGATAGTAATTAAAGGTGACAAGTTAATAAATGAAATTTCACAATTTTTAGAGGGCTTAGACGGCGTTCAACGTAAAATTAATGACAGTCTTAAGCACATCAAGTTTGTTAACAATGTATTTTGGGCTGTCATGATTATAGGTGGTTTGATCTTTTTATCTTTTATTACATTTTTTAATCTCAAGTATGTTATGAGACCTCTTCATTCCGTAATAGAATCCCTTAAAGAAGCAATTGAAGGTAGATTTAATACTGTTTTGTATCCTTATGGTCCAAGAGAAATAAAGACTCTTATGAACATTTACAATGTGTTTACAGCTACGATGATGAATATTTTCAATACACTGGATTCTCAAGAAAATATGACCCAAAATGTCAAGGATGCGCTGTCAAAGGCGGTTCAAGGTATTCATGAATTCAATCAAAAAGTGGATGCGGTTGCAGGCAATCTTTCGCATATGTCAACTGAATCTAGATCAAGTTTAGATACAGTAACACAGGCCATGCAAGATTTGTCTGTGGCGGCATCAGAAATTGCCCAGAGTGTCCAACAAGCTGCACAGAAAGCCAACGAGGCACTAGAACTGGGTGGACAGGCATCAACGGCCATAGGAAGGCTAAATGCAAGTTCTGAAAAAATTGGTGATATAATCAAGGTAATTAATGCCATCGCAGAACAAACAAACCTTTTGGCCCTAAATGCCACAATAGAGGCAGCTCGTGCCGGAGAGGCTGGAAAGGGCTTTGCAGTGGTTGCAAATGAAGTCAAAGAGCTTGCCAAGCAAACAGCAGAGGCCACAAAAGAGATTACCCAGATGATCAGGACCATTCAAGACGACACCAAAGGTGCTGTGGAGTCAGTGAATCAAATTGCTTATTCGGTGGAAGAGGTAACAAACTTGGCCAATACAATAGCTAGTGCCACTGAAGAACAGACGGCAACTATAAATGAGATCACTGAAAATGTTTCAAATGTAAACAGCTTGGTAGGGGGTGTAGAGGAAAAAGCCAATTTCTTGAAAGGAGACTTGGAGAGACTGGTCCACATGAATAGGGAGCTATTTGTATGTGAAAAGGGAATGGAGATGGTGAAAGAGGAGTCTTCACTGTTAAATGCCTTGGTAGTAGTGGATATTCAAGTCCAAAAAGATCTCATGGATGTGGTACCAGAGGCGGTAAAGGTAAATACTGCTTTATTCCAACACCTACAATGGAGAGAGAAGCTGGTAAGTGGCATAGTCTCTATGATACCATCTGATGTGGAGACTGATCCAAGCCGCTGTAGCCTCGGAAGATTTTTGACTTCATACGTTCCAAGTGACAATAGAATAAAAGATATATTGCGTAGGCTCATCCCAGTCCATGAGAAAATGCATCGTGATGTGGTTGCAATTCAAAATATGATATCAAGCGGACATGATCGTAAGGAAATTTTTTCGTATTTCGAAGGAAATATTGAGCCATTGTTTAATGAAGTTGTGGAATTACTAACTCGTTGGACAACCATTGCAAAAGGAAGTGTCAATAGAGGATTGGCTAGTGATTCTGACTTTTCTCCACGTGAAAACTCATCTCATACTACATTGAAAGGGCGCAGTTTAGTGACTCAAGATGCCTCTAAAGACAATTTTATTGAATGGGGACCCAAGTTTTCCGTTGACATTAAGGAAATCGATGACCAGCATAAAAAATTAGTTTCTATGGTCAATACCCTGCATAGGGCTTTTAAAGAAGGCACTGATCATGAGGTGATAGCCTCAATTCTAAGTGGGCTAATAGACTATACTGTTTATCACTTTGGAACGGAGGAAAAATATTTTGATGAATTTGGTTATCCAGAGGCAGAACTACACAAAAAAGTTCACAATGACCTTACTAGGAAAGTACTCGCCTTTAAAGAAAAATTTGATGAAGGTAAGGCAACCGTATCGATTGAACTCCTGAAATTTTTAAAGGATTGGCTTACAAACCACATATGTATTACTGATAAAAAATATGTGCCATATCTAAAAGAAAAAGGACTCAAGTAA
- a CDS encoding TrmH family RNA methyltransferase yields MDKTLLIQEKRLLRIKECLQKRQPDLRLYLENVQNHHNVSAIIRTADAVGILHIYYSLQKNLPVNDAITCGAHKWVILEKVEDQADFLKKMKSQGFQIVATALTPDAIDFRDIDYTRPLVIVMGNELEGISEELKNKADIICKIPMHGMVQSLNVSVATALILYEAQRQREQKGFYSKKRISSELEAELIKKWGIYEVLKKKSRGRLKGSCLCDLGKVCFKKE; encoded by the coding sequence ATGGATAAGACGCTTCTTATACAGGAAAAAAGACTTCTAAGGATAAAGGAATGCCTCCAGAAAAGGCAACCAGACCTCAGACTGTATTTGGAGAATGTACAAAATCACCACAACGTAAGTGCAATAATTAGAACCGCAGATGCAGTGGGCATATTGCACATATATTACTCTCTTCAAAAGAATCTCCCAGTAAATGACGCTATAACATGTGGGGCTCATAAATGGGTCATACTTGAGAAGGTAGAGGACCAAGCGGACTTTTTAAAAAAGATGAAGTCACAAGGCTTTCAAATTGTGGCCACTGCCCTCACTCCTGATGCAATAGATTTTAGAGATATTGACTATACCCGCCCACTGGTGATTGTAATGGGCAATGAACTCGAAGGGATATCAGAAGAACTAAAAAACAAGGCTGACATCATCTGTAAGATACCTATGCATGGAATGGTCCAGAGCCTTAACGTCTCAGTTGCAACTGCGCTCATACTTTACGAAGCACAAAGGCAGCGTGAGCAAAAGGGTTTTTATTCGAAAAAACGTATTTCCAGTGAACTCGAAGCAGAACTCATAAAAAAATGGGGTATTTATGAAGTCCTGAAAAAAAAGTCCAGGGGCAGACTAAAGGGCTCTTGTTTATGTGATTTAGGTAAAGTATGCTTTAAAAAGGAATAA
- the hflK gene encoding FtsH protease activity modulator HflK: MPGDIPNTTPLNKFKIPYNAGKSLAIFFGAIILALTLWNSWFTVAPEEVGIILRFGKYVREAPPGLNFKFPNPIEKVIKVPVQRQLKEEFGFRTQKAGVRTLYAQKNYRAESLMLTGDLNVVVVEWSTQFRIKDPFKFLFKVRDMKSTFRDMNEAVMRQVVGNRTVNEVLTTGRRAIAEEVKRSLQTLCNQYETGIAVDQIVLQNVTPPDPVKPSFNEVNQAQQEKEKLINQAMAEYNRIIPRAKGEALKTIQQAKGYATERINEAQGDALWFEALLKAYKEAPEITKARLYLETMDKIYPKLKTKYIIDQEIKGLLPLLNLGKEGK, from the coding sequence ATGCCTGGAGACATCCCCAATACCACTCCACTAAACAAATTTAAAATCCCTTATAACGCAGGCAAAAGCCTAGCCATCTTTTTTGGAGCAATTATCCTGGCCCTAACGCTATGGAATTCATGGTTTACAGTTGCCCCAGAAGAGGTTGGTATCATCCTTAGATTTGGGAAATATGTTAGGGAAGCACCGCCAGGGCTAAACTTCAAATTTCCAAATCCAATTGAAAAAGTAATCAAAGTCCCTGTCCAAAGACAGCTCAAAGAAGAATTTGGATTTCGTACCCAAAAAGCAGGGGTGCGAACTCTCTACGCACAAAAAAATTATAGGGCTGAATCCCTAATGCTTACTGGAGACCTAAATGTTGTTGTGGTGGAATGGAGTACCCAATTCAGGATCAAAGACCCTTTCAAATTCTTATTTAAAGTCCGCGACATGAAAAGCACATTTAGAGATATGAATGAGGCGGTAATGCGCCAGGTGGTGGGCAATAGAACCGTGAACGAAGTTTTAACCACGGGCAGACGGGCCATTGCAGAAGAGGTAAAAAGATCGCTTCAAACCCTTTGCAATCAATATGAAACAGGCATTGCCGTAGACCAAATCGTGCTCCAAAATGTTACCCCTCCAGACCCTGTTAAACCATCCTTCAACGAAGTAAACCAAGCGCAGCAGGAAAAGGAAAAACTCATAAATCAGGCCATGGCCGAATATAACAGAATCATACCAAGGGCTAAGGGAGAAGCCCTAAAAACCATACAACAAGCTAAAGGCTACGCAACTGAACGAATTAACGAGGCACAGGGTGATGCCCTTTGGTTCGAGGCCTTGCTCAAGGCCTATAAAGAGGCCCCTGAAATTACAAAAGCACGCCTTTACCTGGAGACTATGGATAAGATCTATCCGAAATTGAAGACAAAATACATTATAGACCAGGAGATAAAAGGGCTTTTGCCTCTCCTCAACCTTGGAAAGGAGGGCAAGTAA
- the hflC gene encoding protease modulator HflC, producing the protein MKGFGIGLIIIALLIGAVIGGAFFIVDETKQVIITQFGKPVGKPIKEPGLHIKIPFIQQANYFEKRFLAWDGEPSQVPTKDKRFIWVDTYARWRIKDPLLFFQRLRDERGAQSRLDDILDGETRNVIAKHLLIELVQGADKRIPIEAIEIGIGKAKTAFSESAFGREDLQKEVLQAASERTENLGIEILDFRFKRINYVEEVRREVYARMISERKRIAEQYRSEGAGEAARISGQKERELKVIRSEAYKKAKEIKGKADKEAARIYAQAYNKDPDFYAFLRTLETYRRALASNTTLILSTKNDFLKYLKTGLSGR; encoded by the coding sequence ATGAAAGGCTTTGGAATTGGATTAATCATTATTGCTTTGTTAATAGGCGCAGTAATTGGTGGGGCATTTTTCATAGTGGATGAGACAAAGCAGGTAATCATAACTCAATTTGGAAAACCTGTTGGCAAACCCATCAAAGAACCAGGACTTCACATAAAAATCCCTTTTATCCAACAGGCTAATTACTTTGAAAAAAGGTTTCTGGCATGGGACGGAGAACCGAGTCAGGTGCCAACTAAAGACAAACGCTTTATATGGGTTGATACTTATGCCAGATGGCGCATCAAAGATCCCCTACTCTTTTTCCAGCGTTTGAGAGATGAACGTGGCGCTCAGTCGAGACTTGATGACATCTTAGACGGCGAGACGAGAAATGTCATAGCTAAACACCTCCTCATCGAGCTAGTACAGGGCGCTGACAAGAGGATACCAATAGAGGCCATAGAGATTGGAATCGGAAAAGCCAAAACGGCCTTTAGTGAATCTGCCTTTGGTAGAGAAGATCTCCAAAAGGAAGTACTGCAGGCAGCATCCGAGAGGACAGAAAATCTAGGGATTGAAATATTGGATTTTCGCTTTAAAAGAATCAATTATGTAGAAGAAGTCAGACGCGAAGTGTATGCCCGCATGATTTCTGAAAGAAAGCGCATTGCCGAACAATACCGCTCTGAGGGTGCTGGAGAGGCTGCAAGGATATCGGGACAAAAAGAACGAGAACTCAAGGTGATACGTTCAGAGGCATATAAAAAGGCCAAGGAAATTAAGGGTAAGGCAGATAAAGAGGCAGCAAGGATCTATGCACAGGCCTATAATAAAGATCCTGACTTCTACGCCTTTTTGAGGACTCTTGAGACCTACAGACGGGCCCTAGCCTCCAACACAACTCTTATACTTTCAACGAAGAATGATTTTTTGAAGTACTTAAAAACTGGACTTTCAGGAAGGTGA
- a CDS encoding aminoglycoside phosphotransferase family protein — protein MQERIPNSSNKSGQYPYQKMAADGSLRRFFRVPEKGLIIMQPAPGPMGIPEQISYARISSHLMAKGVPVPKLISFDPESGTIWVEDLGTRSLFSEANTYKSSGQSLFPLYEKAITSLVSFQVDGRDGFDPKWCYDTPSYTGHFAAKREALYFTRFFLERFMGLNRNSSLEQELISFSQSIDSFKYLDSLIHRDFQSRNLLLKEDKIFIIDFQGAMIGPIFYDLAALLNDPYVNLPRQLRGQLFNFYLDKLNERGIDIDQNQAKYEFRIMSLFRLLQVLGAFSFLYLERKRSFFKDYIPTALATLKDLLVHEEFFDLVILKTTLRAL, from the coding sequence ATGCAAGAACGTATCCCAAACAGTTCAAATAAATCTGGTCAATACCCATATCAAAAAATGGCTGCAGATGGTTCACTTAGGCGTTTTTTCCGTGTGCCAGAAAAAGGGCTGATCATCATGCAACCAGCGCCAGGCCCTATGGGAATTCCAGAACAGATTAGTTATGCACGGATTTCTAGCCATCTTATGGCCAAGGGCGTTCCCGTTCCCAAACTCATCTCTTTTGACCCTGAGTCTGGAACAATTTGGGTAGAAGACCTAGGGACAAGGTCTCTATTCAGTGAGGCAAATACCTATAAATCTTCAGGCCAATCTCTCTTTCCTCTCTATGAGAAGGCAATCACAAGCCTCGTATCATTTCAAGTGGATGGACGCGACGGTTTTGATCCAAAATGGTGTTACGATACACCTTCTTACACAGGCCATTTTGCAGCCAAAAGGGAGGCCCTCTATTTTACAAGATTTTTTCTCGAAAGATTCATGGGACTCAATCGAAATTCTTCTCTGGAACAAGAGCTCATATCCTTTTCACAATCTATTGACTCATTCAAATATTTGGACTCTCTTATACACAGAGATTTTCAGTCTAGAAATCTACTTTTAAAGGAAGACAAAATTTTTATTATTGACTTTCAAGGTGCCATGATAGGCCCAATATTTTATGATTTGGCAGCACTTTTAAATGATCCATACGTGAATCTTCCTCGACAGCTAAGAGGACAACTCTTTAATTTCTATTTAGATAAGCTGAATGAAAGAGGCATAGATATTGATCAGAATCAGGCAAAGTATGAATTCAGAATCATGTCTCTCTTTAGACTACTTCAGGTACTTGGAGCCTTTTCCTTTCTTTATTTGGAGAGAAAACGGTCCTTTTTTAAAGACTATATTCCCACTGCACTGGCTACATTAAAAGATCTCTTGGTCCATGAAGAATTCTTTGATCTCGTAATTCTAAAAACTACTCTTAGAGCACTATGA
- a CDS encoding AsmA-like C-terminal domain-containing protein, protein MKLKSFLRISLITLVFVIVLLVSALIALPYLLNNQSVKSKLEQILSNKANAEISFDNIELSYLPSLNFLIHDLKLQKGSFFAKANSVKVFPNLLGIIHKDDPNLIGAVTFKKLKIQHHYDIKEGKIKFVHEKILFSTTCTINGECNFFAQGILNPKTGDISGSLKARDSSIKSIVSIFLKGSSFEGKLQSFEAQFNTNFKTKDTLKIPSFSLALKAPVLHASGSMNLSRSDNQTRVDMNLDFKTPNLAKVRSYFLKHLGNKKVVKEICSIVRGGELERLNILYKGTTEGLKHVENYVITASAKDVPIYIPKLDLSIQKTTGSIAIKKGILTGKGLYATLKDTTCKDASIRLDLIGTDKRLSFLGNLSASSEDIVWAVKKIVKEKFVQNWAQKIQWTRGHMMGTLAVNGPLKKPIVEVNARPKDISIKFKGKFLPFFVKKGHFYLNTREKRVSLKEISGSYGDTHWASLSTQVVWERPVPFTLRMKDAQVDLKEGLTSIEHTSFNRKLKKIVNNVAGSLDIKDLMIKGDFLNPQKLHYTLVLDGADLELDSPLLPQKVKINSARGKIFNNNIRLKDLSLLFDDRTNLDLTLNLVHQKFSGFKGQITISGTVHNGVGTWIIGKNFIPEDFIPRLPIHLKDLKINFGKREPILISGEFSSVTKKGEAVHADLSFRKTQNILSLERLIINGPASNAVLRLEVNSKTKGGDPGKLAFLFKGVLSGKDLDALLKDNRLLIGKIKGRIGLCTGHCGPKLTVHKASYKQRAPKKSSGGVPQDFSHVVDINGDLYVKDLWWRWGVNRPILVQELALKGSNNHVKINKMLFTEGSISGSGNGVISSTKNGFSTTLTIFSKTMDVDEILSLFTKKKQKLMDIDNKPTLVKKKTKFLWPDVINDIKIDFETPELIYNDRILNDVHGNAILLKDGKINIDILSSLLCGVHAALGYEKSGEDYNIRLNVWTEEDEKRPDLKDTLECLGVPGEALSGPFQCSITLEGMTENWTKGSFMLKAGPGIIKHSSMFSKIFSILNVIDLFSKQGLDKLFSRELPYSYLEIEGPIENNNLVINRLVLKAEGLNFYGTGNVALNTWDIDLYILVSPFKAIDLLLSKIPIVGYVIGGKNRTLVTVPLKLSGSIKDPEVVPLDPKALSKGVLDIFKNVISIPIRVIVPEKTLK, encoded by the coding sequence ATGAAGTTGAAAAGTTTTCTCAGAATTTCTCTAATAACTCTTGTATTCGTTATAGTCCTACTAGTATCGGCACTTATAGCCCTACCCTATCTATTAAATAATCAGTCAGTCAAATCTAAACTCGAGCAGATTCTATCGAATAAGGCCAATGCCGAAATAAGTTTCGATAATATTGAGCTTTCATACCTTCCTTCTCTAAATTTTCTCATTCATGATCTCAAACTCCAAAAAGGATCATTTTTTGCTAAAGCCAATAGTGTAAAGGTCTTTCCAAATCTTTTGGGGATTATCCATAAAGACGATCCAAATCTCATAGGAGCAGTTACCTTTAAAAAGCTCAAGATCCAACACCACTACGATATAAAAGAAGGAAAAATCAAATTTGTCCATGAAAAGATCCTGTTTTCCACCACTTGTACCATAAATGGGGAATGCAACTTTTTTGCCCAAGGGATTTTGAATCCAAAGACTGGAGACATATCAGGTTCACTAAAAGCCAGGGATAGTTCGATCAAATCCATTGTATCTATCTTTTTGAAAGGGAGTAGCTTTGAAGGAAAACTTCAGTCATTTGAAGCCCAGTTCAATACCAACTTTAAAACTAAAGACACCTTAAAAATACCCAGCTTTAGCCTCGCTCTCAAAGCTCCAGTCCTTCACGCCTCAGGTAGCATGAACCTTTCTAGATCAGACAACCAAACCAGGGTTGATATGAACCTAGATTTTAAAACTCCCAATCTCGCCAAAGTGAGATCTTATTTTCTTAAACACCTAGGTAATAAAAAAGTAGTTAAGGAAATATGCTCTATCGTAAGAGGAGGAGAACTTGAGAGATTAAACATACTATATAAAGGCACAACTGAAGGCTTAAAGCACGTTGAGAACTATGTAATAACTGCTTCGGCAAAAGACGTCCCAATATACATACCAAAACTGGATCTATCCATTCAAAAGACTACTGGTTCAATCGCAATTAAAAAAGGCATTCTCACTGGAAAAGGACTATATGCTACTCTTAAGGACACCACGTGCAAAGACGCTTCCATTCGCCTTGATCTCATTGGGACAGACAAGAGACTATCCTTTTTAGGAAATTTATCGGCTAGCTCAGAGGACATTGTTTGGGCAGTCAAAAAAATAGTAAAAGAGAAATTTGTCCAAAATTGGGCACAAAAGATACAGTGGACCAGGGGCCACATGATGGGAACCCTGGCTGTAAATGGCCCCCTTAAAAAGCCAATAGTCGAAGTAAATGCAAGACCAAAAGATATTTCCATAAAATTTAAAGGGAAATTTTTGCCATTTTTCGTAAAAAAAGGCCATTTCTACCTGAATACACGTGAAAAAAGGGTATCTTTAAAAGAAATTTCTGGATCATACGGCGACACCCATTGGGCCAGTCTTTCTACACAAGTGGTATGGGAAAGGCCTGTCCCATTCACTCTGAGGATGAAGGACGCACAAGTCGATTTAAAAGAGGGTCTTACCTCTATTGAGCACACTTCTTTTAATCGAAAATTAAAAAAAATAGTCAATAATGTGGCAGGCTCACTAGATATTAAAGACCTAATGATAAAAGGGGACTTTTTAAATCCGCAAAAATTGCACTACACTCTAGTACTAGACGGAGCTGATCTTGAGTTGGATTCTCCTCTTCTACCTCAAAAGGTCAAGATAAACTCTGCAAGGGGAAAAATTTTTAATAACAACATCAGGCTAAAAGACCTCTCTTTACTATTTGATGACCGAACAAACCTAGACCTGACTCTAAATCTTGTACACCAAAAATTTAGTGGTTTTAAAGGACAGATTACAATTTCAGGCACTGTACACAATGGAGTTGGGACGTGGATAATTGGAAAGAATTTTATCCCTGAGGATTTTATTCCTCGTCTTCCCATACATTTAAAAGACCTTAAAATCAACTTTGGTAAAAGAGAACCTATTCTAATTTCAGGGGAATTTAGCTCAGTTACCAAAAAAGGTGAGGCTGTACATGCAGACTTATCCTTTAGAAAAACTCAAAACATCTTGTCTCTTGAAAGATTGATCATAAATGGACCTGCCTCAAATGCAGTACTCAGACTCGAGGTAAACTCCAAAACAAAAGGAGGGGACCCTGGTAAGCTTGCCTTTTTATTCAAGGGTGTTCTTTCTGGTAAGGACCTCGACGCCTTATTAAAGGATAACAGGCTTCTTATTGGCAAAATAAAGGGCCGAATAGGCCTTTGCACAGGACACTGTGGGCCAAAGCTAACCGTTCACAAGGCCAGCTATAAACAACGAGCCCCAAAAAAATCCTCAGGTGGAGTGCCACAGGACTTCTCACACGTAGTGGACATCAACGGAGACCTATATGTAAAAGACCTATGGTGGCGTTGGGGAGTTAACAGGCCAATCCTCGTCCAAGAATTGGCGCTAAAGGGCTCTAACAATCACGTAAAAATAAATAAAATGTTGTTTACTGAAGGGAGCATTTCAGGAAGCGGAAATGGCGTCATAAGCTCCACTAAAAATGGTTTCTCTACAACTTTAACAATCTTTTCAAAAACTATGGACGTAGATGAAATATTATCTCTTTTTACTAAAAAGAAGCAAAAATTAATGGATATAGATAATAAACCAACTCTGGTTAAGAAAAAAACAAAATTTTTATGGCCAGACGTTATAAATGACATAAAGATCGATTTTGAGACTCCTGAACTAATTTATAATGACAGGATCTTAAATGATGTACATGGAAATGCAATTCTCTTAAAAGACGGTAAGATAAATATCGATATACTGTCCTCTCTCCTCTGTGGTGTACATGCAGCCTTAGGCTATGAAAAATCTGGTGAAGACTATAATATTCGACTAAACGTATGGACAGAAGAGGACGAGAAACGACCAGATCTCAAAGATACCCTAGAGTGTCTAGGAGTGCCAGGCGAGGCCCTGAGCGGACCATTTCAGTGTTCTATCACCCTTGAAGGAATGACCGAAAACTGGACAAAAGGTTCATTCATGCTAAAGGCTGGTCCTGGAATAATCAAACATTCCAGCATGTTCTCCAAGATATTCTCTATCCTGAACGTAATAGATCTATTTTCCAAACAGGGACTCGACAAACTGTTCTCTCGTGAACTGCCCTATTCATACTTGGAGATTGAAGGTCCTATTGAAAACAATAATCTGGTCATAAATAGATTGGTATTGAAGGCTGAAGGCCTCAATTTCTATGGAACAGGCAATGTCGCCTTGAACACTTGGGACATCGACCTATATATACTGGTTTCTCCGTTTAAGGCCATTGATCTCCTCCTTTCAAAAATCCCGATTGTTGGTTATGTAATAGGAGGTAAAAATCGCACCCTAGTAACAGTACCATTGAAGCTCTCTGGCAGCATTAAAGATCCAGAAGTTGTTCCACTGGATCCAAAGGCCCTCAGTAAAGGTGTGCTAGATATCTTTAAAAATGTTATATCCATACCAATTAGAGTTATAGTACCTGAAAAAACTCTCAAATAG